Proteins from a genomic interval of Sphingobacterium lactis:
- a CDS encoding DUF7218 family protein, producing MPRTKTPQIKKPDTYEALRDKGESKEKAARIANAQAAGTVDHRSNKLDERSKDDLLSEAKEIGIKGRHKMTKSELIKEIRNH from the coding sequence ATGCCAAGAACAAAAACACCACAGATCAAGAAACCCGATACGTATGAAGCCTTACGGGATAAGGGTGAAAGCAAGGAAAAAGCCGCACGCATTGCCAATGCACAAGCGGCAGGTACTGTCGATCACAGATCCAACAAGCTAGATGAACGCAGCAAGGATGACCTGCTCAGTGAAGCCAAGGAAATCGGTATCAAAGGGCGTCACAAGATGACGAAGTCCGAATTGATCAAAGAAATCCGCAATCACTAA
- the thiC gene encoding phosphomethylpyrimidine synthase ThiC, producing the protein MKDQAITSAGFPNSRKIYIPGSLHPIQVAMREITLSPTKLSNGELEVNPPISIYDTSGPYTDEQASIDIRKGLPRIREQWIMDRGDVDTLAQISSVYGQQRLADSRLDELRFAYNHKAKKAKEGQNVTQLHYAKQGIITAEMEYIAIRENQRIEQLQQATPGMAQQHPGESFGANTPKTHITPEFVRQEIAAGRAIIPNNINHPESEPMIIGRNFLVKINANIGNSAVSSSIEEEVEKAVWACRWGADTIMDLSTGKNIHETREWIIRNSPVPIGTVPIYQALEKVKGVPEDLTWEIFKDTLIEQAEQGVSYFTIHAGVLLRFIHLTAKRVTGIVSRGGSIMAKWCLYHHKENFLYTHFEDICKIMKQYDVAFSLGDGLRPGSIADANDAAQFAELETLGELTKIAWKHDVQVMIEGPGHVPMHMIKENMDKQLAACDEAPFYTLGPLTTDIAPGYDHITSAIGAAMIGWYGCAMLCYVTPKEHLGLPNKKDVKDGVITYKLAAHAADLAKGHPGAQYRDNALSKARFEFRWEDQFNLSLDPDTAREYHDETLPADAAKVAHFCSMCGPKFCSMKITQEIREATEAGMLEKSKEFIENGKEIYL; encoded by the coding sequence ATGAAAGATCAAGCCATTACTTCAGCAGGATTTCCCAACTCCCGGAAAATATACATTCCAGGTTCGCTTCACCCCATCCAGGTGGCCATGCGCGAAATTACCCTCAGCCCGACCAAACTCAGCAATGGGGAGCTGGAAGTGAATCCACCCATCAGCATTTACGATACCTCAGGTCCATACACCGACGAACAGGCATCGATCGATATTCGCAAAGGTTTGCCACGCATCCGTGAGCAGTGGATCATGGACCGCGGCGATGTGGATACGCTGGCACAGATTAGCTCGGTTTATGGGCAACAACGTTTGGCCGACAGCCGATTGGATGAACTACGCTTTGCCTACAACCATAAAGCGAAAAAAGCTAAGGAAGGCCAAAATGTAACGCAATTGCACTATGCGAAGCAAGGGATCATCACGGCAGAAATGGAATACATTGCCATCCGCGAGAATCAGCGGATCGAGCAATTGCAACAGGCAACGCCGGGAATGGCCCAACAGCATCCGGGCGAAAGCTTTGGCGCAAATACACCGAAAACACATATCACGCCGGAATTTGTCCGTCAGGAAATAGCGGCCGGTCGTGCCATCATTCCCAATAACATCAACCATCCCGAAAGTGAACCCATGATCATCGGGCGGAACTTTTTGGTGAAAATCAACGCCAATATCGGCAACAGCGCCGTAAGCTCCAGCATCGAAGAAGAGGTGGAGAAAGCTGTATGGGCCTGCCGATGGGGTGCTGATACGATTATGGACCTGTCCACCGGCAAGAACATCCACGAAACTCGCGAATGGATCATCCGCAATTCACCCGTACCCATAGGGACAGTACCTATCTATCAAGCATTGGAGAAAGTGAAAGGTGTGCCGGAGGATCTGACTTGGGAAATCTTCAAGGATACCCTGATTGAGCAGGCTGAGCAGGGTGTTTCCTATTTCACCATCCACGCCGGCGTCCTGTTGCGCTTTATCCATCTGACGGCAAAACGAGTGACGGGCATTGTATCTCGCGGCGGATCGATTATGGCCAAATGGTGTCTTTATCACCATAAGGAAAACTTTCTGTACACCCATTTCGAGGATATCTGCAAGATCATGAAGCAGTACGACGTAGCGTTTTCCTTGGGGGATGGGCTACGCCCGGGTTCGATTGCGGACGCCAATGATGCCGCCCAGTTTGCAGAATTGGAAACGCTGGGTGAACTGACCAAAATTGCCTGGAAGCACGATGTGCAGGTCATGATCGAAGGACCCGGACATGTGCCCATGCACATGATCAAGGAAAACATGGACAAACAACTGGCAGCCTGTGATGAGGCACCATTCTATACCTTGGGCCCATTGACCACCGATATCGCACCTGGATATGATCACATCACCTCCGCCATCGGTGCGGCCATGATCGGATGGTACGGTTGTGCGATGTTATGCTACGTGACACCAAAGGAACACCTGGGGCTACCCAACAAAAAAGACGTGAAAGATGGCGTCATCACCTATAAATTGGCTGCCCATGCCGCCGATCTGGCCAAGGGACATCCCGGTGCGCAGTACCGCGATAATGCCCTGAGCAAGGCGCGCTTCGAATTCCGCTGGGAAGATCAGTTCAACCTTTCCCTGGATCCCGACACGGCGCGAGAGTACCATGATGAAACCCTACCTGCCGACGCCGCAAAGGTTGCCCATTTCTGCTCCATGTGCGGACCGAAGTTCTGCTCCATGAAAATTACGCAGGAAATCCGGGAAGCCACCGAGGCTGGCATGCTGGAGAAATCCAAGGAATTTATTGAAAACGGAAAAGAGATTTACCTATGA
- a CDS encoding EamA family transporter has translation MKNYTKIAVTAAILSMVCVQGGASIAKQLFPAIGPIATSALRIGLSAILLYFINRPNLRGLNRQQWFYCGAYGLGIAAMNLIFYMAIQRIPLGLGVTIEFIGPLFLAFALSRKLLDVVWALLACLGILLIVPWQSGSLDPLGLFLAFLAGTFWAVYIVMGSRVSKVMEGRHAVSVGMIIATIAILPFAIWDGALFDVTPSLFGMGLLVAILSSALPFSLDMVALKHLPAKTFSILTSLQPAFGALSGLLFLKEYLTWTQWASVACVVLASIGTTVFSKKEDQKEGAT, from the coding sequence ATGAAAAACTATACCAAAATCGCTGTTACGGCAGCCATTCTTTCCATGGTCTGTGTGCAGGGTGGGGCATCGATTGCCAAACAGCTGTTTCCAGCAATCGGTCCCATTGCGACCAGTGCACTTCGGATCGGGCTTTCAGCAATCCTGTTGTACTTCATCAATCGTCCCAACCTTCGTGGATTGAACCGGCAACAATGGTTTTATTGTGGCGCCTATGGTCTTGGTATTGCAGCGATGAACTTGATCTTCTACATGGCCATTCAGCGTATCCCCCTTGGATTGGGCGTAACGATTGAGTTTATCGGTCCCTTGTTCCTTGCTTTCGCGCTTTCACGAAAATTATTGGATGTGGTCTGGGCATTGTTGGCCTGTTTGGGTATTCTGCTGATTGTGCCATGGCAGAGTGGGAGTTTGGATCCGCTTGGATTGTTTCTGGCCTTTTTGGCGGGTACGTTCTGGGCGGTGTATATCGTCATGGGCAGTCGGGTATCCAAGGTGATGGAGGGCCGACATGCGGTATCCGTAGGTATGATCATTGCCACGATCGCTATTCTGCCCTTTGCCATCTGGGATGGTGCGCTATTCGACGTTACCCCTTCGCTGTTCGGAATGGGGCTATTGGTGGCCATACTTTCTTCTGCATTGCCCTTTTCCCTGGATATGGTGGCACTCAAGCATTTGCCGGCCAAAACTTTCAGTATATTGACAAGTTTACAGCCCGCATTCGGCGCACTCTCTGGATTGCTATTCCTAAAGGAATACCTGACATGGACCCAATGGGCTTCCGTTGCCTGCGTCGTGCTGGCCAGTATTGGGACCACCGTGTTCTCCAAAAAAGAAGATCAAAAAGAGGGTGCGACCTAA
- a CDS encoding MBL fold metallo-hydrolase: MNRRTVLKALGIMGIGLHGLSQVASAKGQEVVNGFPSLPIQIGKVKGYILTDGYFAAEGLQPILAPGIAPKLLSEEMRKYHFNEQNMEGPINVLLLEIDNRVILFDTGAGHYFGETAGKLLGNLAGIGIAASDVTDIIISHAHIDHIGGVLNAQGLPNFPNATYHIAAREFDFWFDDKPDFSNSKGDKVGKENIDFARAVLGKIEDRLQRISYGEPLFKNIVPELAAGHTGGHTVFTIGSAGRTLHFTTDLFHSPVLISQPAWGTAWDSDFDAAVESRQEILRKRATDRQAIMGCHLPWPGIGFIDQEAEAYTWKPFNVMRPVRLKL; the protein is encoded by the coding sequence ATGAACAGAAGAACGGTATTAAAAGCGTTGGGTATCATGGGCATTGGCCTACACGGTTTAAGTCAGGTTGCTTCCGCAAAGGGGCAGGAAGTGGTTAACGGATTCCCGTCACTTCCGATTCAAATCGGAAAAGTTAAAGGGTATATCCTGACTGATGGATACTTTGCTGCAGAAGGGTTGCAGCCCATCCTTGCCCCGGGAATTGCCCCTAAATTATTGTCGGAAGAGATGCGTAAGTACCATTTTAACGAACAAAATATGGAAGGTCCCATCAATGTCCTATTGTTGGAGATCGATAACCGAGTCATCCTATTTGATACCGGTGCTGGTCATTACTTTGGCGAAACTGCCGGCAAATTATTGGGAAATTTGGCAGGTATTGGGATTGCGGCTTCGGACGTGACGGACATCATTATTTCGCATGCACATATCGATCATATTGGAGGGGTATTGAATGCGCAGGGATTGCCCAATTTTCCGAATGCCACGTATCATATTGCAGCACGGGAGTTTGATTTTTGGTTCGATGATAAGCCAGATTTTTCCAATTCCAAAGGTGATAAGGTGGGCAAGGAGAATATTGATTTCGCACGGGCCGTGCTTGGAAAGATCGAGGATCGTTTGCAGCGCATTTCCTATGGGGAGCCCCTATTTAAGAATATAGTGCCTGAACTGGCCGCTGGCCATACCGGAGGGCATACGGTATTTACCATTGGGTCAGCAGGTCGCACCTTGCATTTTACTACGGATCTATTCCATAGTCCGGTGCTGATTTCACAACCTGCATGGGGCACGGCGTGGGATAGTGACTTTGATGCGGCGGTGGAATCACGACAAGAAATATTAAGGAAGCGTGCGACAGACCGACAAGCCATCATGGGCTGCCATTTGCCGTGGCCGGGGATTGGATTTATCGATCAGGAAGCCGAAGCCTACACGTGGAAACCCTTTAACGTTATGCGTCCAGTCCGCTTGAAACTCTAA
- a CDS encoding thiamine phosphate synthase: MKTISRIQYISSGETFHEQLQHIQMALDLGIDWVQVRWKGAPEEDLMALAITAKERCQAYGAACILNDHLKVANAIGADGLHLGLQDAPISAAKALLDTKIIGGTANTLTDVQQRIDEGVDYIGLGPFRFTTSKQQLSPILGISGYMQILDHLNTHATPCPPIIAIGGIQTRDVPALIEIGVHGIAISGLLQQHPEEISIIKSYYEHITEHQQ, from the coding sequence ATGAAAACAATCAGTAGAATACAGTATATATCGAGTGGCGAAACGTTCCATGAACAGCTGCAGCATATACAAATGGCTCTGGATCTAGGAATCGACTGGGTGCAGGTTCGTTGGAAAGGCGCTCCGGAGGAAGACCTGATGGCATTGGCCATAACCGCCAAGGAACGCTGCCAAGCCTATGGTGCAGCTTGCATCCTCAACGATCACCTGAAAGTAGCAAATGCTATCGGTGCCGACGGTTTACATCTAGGACTGCAGGACGCACCGATTTCAGCTGCCAAAGCCTTGTTGGACACTAAGATCATTGGCGGAACAGCGAATACCCTAACGGATGTACAGCAACGGATAGATGAAGGCGTCGATTACATCGGCCTGGGACCTTTCCGATTTACCACGTCGAAACAGCAGTTGAGCCCGATTCTGGGCATCAGCGGTTATATGCAGATTTTGGACCACCTCAATACCCATGCGACCCCCTGTCCGCCGATTATTGCGATCGGTGGCATCCAGACCCGGGACGTACCGGCACTGATCGAGATTGGCGTACATGGTATCGCGATCTCCGGTCTGCTGCAACAGCACCCAGAGGAAATATCCATTATAAAATCATATTATGAACACATTACTGAACATCAACAATAA
- the thiS gene encoding sulfur carrier protein ThiS yields the protein MLLIVNHQSKIYKPAPQNLEELLAIELKPHSKGIAVAVNGQVIQKANWANCPLQESDSILIITATQGG from the coding sequence ATGCTACTAATCGTCAATCATCAATCAAAAATTTACAAGCCTGCTCCACAAAATCTGGAGGAGCTTCTTGCTATCGAATTAAAGCCGCATAGCAAAGGAATCGCTGTGGCCGTTAATGGCCAGGTTATCCAAAAGGCGAATTGGGCGAATTGCCCGTTACAGGAATCGGACTCAATACTAATCATTACCGCAACCCAAGGCGGATAA
- a CDS encoding tetratricopeptide repeat-containing sensor histidine kinase produces the protein MKPLLIFAVLLFLTGCKQQSTAEKDPPIENPYEIKAISFLNKNEMDSSFMAFDQARLWYLERQDTSGVVNCLINMAITQYEQSDIFGASETATQALSFLGEVEESEHATAGTIYNLLGNVSDDMSDSDKAIAYYKKAIAYTQDENNLRVYNNNLALSFQANGQYEEALAMFSDILPKMVDNPKEYARTLNNYARAKARLDSTYDPITDYRKAMEIRRSKQDAIGLNSSYATLSKYYTRMGDLDSAKYYGSLHYQIAQQNKNPKEQVRSLNQLLGLNGGQDLGPLFVRYNTLRDSLDSVRTMASNQFALIRYEVEKNKAENLQLQSENARKNYRLNLLVVVILALLVLAVMIGLYARNWYRRRELRLEMEKVNAIQESKLKTSRKVHDVVANGIYRVMAEIENRDRIDQEQILDRLEVLYDKSRDISYEVEDEMLEEMGFSQEVSALLQSFDHEDRHIMIVGNDRELWSNLGKEGKEQVLAILQELMVNMDKHSQAADVVLRFEPAERGIRIVYQDNGVGMPSDQKFGNGLQSTGNRIKSLHGTINFDSMPAGGLKIDINLPRAK, from the coding sequence TTGAAACCATTATTAATTTTTGCAGTATTACTGTTTCTTACGGGCTGCAAGCAGCAATCAACTGCGGAGAAGGACCCGCCGATCGAAAATCCTTATGAAATTAAAGCCATCTCTTTTTTGAACAAAAATGAGATGGACAGCTCTTTTATGGCCTTTGATCAAGCCCGGTTGTGGTATCTGGAGCGACAGGATACGTCCGGTGTCGTGAATTGTCTAATCAACATGGCCATTACACAGTACGAGCAATCCGATATTTTCGGAGCTTCAGAAACAGCAACCCAAGCGCTATCCTTTCTTGGTGAAGTTGAAGAAAGTGAACATGCCACGGCAGGGACGATCTATAACCTTCTGGGAAATGTCTCGGATGATATGAGCGATTCGGATAAGGCTATAGCCTATTATAAGAAGGCCATTGCCTATACCCAGGATGAGAATAATCTACGGGTTTATAATAACAATTTAGCCCTGAGTTTTCAAGCCAACGGACAGTATGAGGAGGCCTTAGCCATGTTTTCGGATATATTGCCGAAAATGGTCGATAATCCCAAGGAGTATGCCCGAACTCTGAATAACTATGCACGGGCGAAAGCACGTTTGGACAGCACGTATGATCCCATTACAGACTATCGGAAAGCGATGGAAATTCGAAGGTCGAAGCAGGATGCCATAGGCTTGAATTCTTCCTATGCGACGCTTTCAAAATATTATACGCGTATGGGCGATCTGGATTCGGCTAAATATTATGGCAGCCTGCATTATCAGATTGCCCAGCAGAATAAGAATCCGAAAGAACAGGTGCGCAGCCTCAATCAATTGCTAGGGTTAAATGGTGGTCAGGATCTTGGGCCACTATTTGTTCGCTATAATACCTTGAGAGACAGTTTGGATAGCGTCCGGACTATGGCGAGCAATCAATTCGCGCTGATACGGTATGAAGTCGAAAAGAATAAGGCGGAGAACCTCCAGCTGCAGAGTGAAAATGCCCGCAAAAATTACCGATTGAACCTGTTGGTTGTGGTGATACTTGCCCTGTTGGTCTTGGCGGTAATGATCGGACTCTATGCAAGGAACTGGTATCGCCGTCGGGAGTTACGATTGGAAATGGAGAAGGTGAATGCCATCCAGGAAAGCAAGTTGAAAACCTCCCGGAAAGTACATGATGTCGTAGCCAATGGCATCTATCGCGTCATGGCGGAGATTGAAAACAGGGATCGCATTGATCAGGAGCAGATCCTGGATAGATTGGAGGTGCTTTACGACAAATCGCGTGATATTTCCTATGAAGTGGAGGATGAAATGTTGGAAGAAATGGGCTTTAGCCAGGAAGTTTCAGCACTGCTGCAATCCTTTGACCATGAAGATCGCCACATCATGATCGTCGGCAATGATCGGGAACTATGGAGCAACCTGGGAAAAGAAGGGAAGGAGCAGGTACTGGCTATTCTGCAGGAGCTGATGGTGAACATGGATAAACACAGCCAGGCTGCGGACGTGGTGCTACGTTTTGAACCTGCAGAACGTGGTATACGCATTGTCTATCAGGACAATGGAGTCGGCATGCCATCCGATCAGAAATTTGGTAATGGTCTGCAAAGTACGGGAAACCGTATAAAAAGTTTGCATGGGACCATTAACTTTGATTCCATGCCAGCAGGAGGGTTGAAAATAGACATCAACCTACCACGGGCAAAATAG
- a CDS encoding winged helix-turn-helix transcriptional regulator: MEEKAICAVDFAFRRIGGKYKGRILWYLHERETLRYGELNKTIKDITTKMLTQTLRELEADQLIVRKVHQVVPPKVEYSLSETGKELIPFITYLNAWGTKQMQKENIAEIGC, translated from the coding sequence ATGGAAGAAAAGGCAATTTGTGCAGTGGACTTCGCCTTTCGACGGATTGGCGGTAAGTACAAGGGTCGTATTTTATGGTATCTCCACGAACGGGAAACGCTCCGGTATGGTGAGCTGAATAAAACCATCAAGGATATCACCACCAAAATGTTGACCCAGACCTTACGCGAACTGGAAGCCGATCAATTGATTGTCCGAAAGGTCCATCAGGTCGTTCCACCAAAAGTTGAGTATTCCTTGAGCGAAACGGGCAAGGAACTGATCCCCTTTATTACATACCTCAATGCTTGGGGTACCAAACAGATGCAGAAAGAAAATATAGCAGAAATAGGCTGTTAG
- a CDS encoding thiamine phosphate synthase, which yields MIVSITLPHQQFNETRWVNLLFEEGLQKLHIRKHGQTARYLETYIQEIDSNFHSRLVLQSHQEYAQEFGLQHIHLNEQDRKANRHVEFDSYALSTSTHSFQDFNDLTPIWSYAFLSPFYASISKPGYGIDSTLLQEFQLRTNNAVQLIALGGMHKDNMEEVVKNGVNGVALLGSLWNETDPVGYYRECAKKLKELRNENNQ from the coding sequence ATGATCGTGAGCATCACCCTACCCCATCAGCAATTCAATGAAACACGCTGGGTGAACCTCCTTTTTGAGGAGGGCCTGCAGAAGTTACACATCCGAAAGCATGGCCAAACCGCCCGGTACCTGGAAACCTATATCCAGGAAATTGACAGCAACTTCCATTCCCGATTGGTGCTGCAATCCCATCAGGAATATGCCCAGGAATTTGGGCTCCAGCATATCCATTTGAATGAACAGGACCGCAAGGCCAATCGGCATGTCGAGTTTGACAGCTATGCGCTATCCACCTCGACCCATAGCTTCCAGGATTTCAACGACCTGACCCCCATTTGGAGCTATGCTTTTCTGAGCCCTTTCTACGCCAGCATCTCCAAACCCGGGTACGGCATTGATTCCACCCTGCTCCAGGAATTCCAGTTGCGGACCAATAACGCTGTACAGCTGATCGCACTTGGGGGCATGCATAAGGATAATATGGAAGAGGTCGTGAAAAATGGCGTCAATGGCGTTGCGCTCCTTGGGTCGCTCTGGAATGAGACGGATCCAGTGGGGTATTACCGCGAATGCGCTAAAAAATTGAAGGAATTACGAAATGAAAACAATCAGTAG
- a CDS encoding DUF6882 domain-containing protein, with protein sequence MGWLDNFLNKPLFKKTRPDFPPAAWKEPKSELELLERHIGLSFEKQIDFGDYIGQCGWDIDLEAGTIAFGDRLLANIQVIGRFAYFNNSWLWAWAAEQVIIPQPLLVDALAIRSFGEQHEIRRFQQSTYPVQIDELHNFGMIAVGMFGADAYFMGDYGQGVGLFTVKNEALRNHRKDSTDRIFTTFPQIAANFNVDHRQALRCYLMDKGYILDEQKTKVIGSKGKEKCLATFDKHGRLLTLKS encoded by the coding sequence ATGGGATGGTTAGATAATTTTTTGAACAAACCACTATTTAAAAAAACCAGACCAGACTTTCCACCCGCTGCATGGAAAGAACCAAAATCGGAGCTAGAGCTATTGGAGCGGCACATCGGGTTATCCTTTGAAAAGCAAATTGATTTTGGCGATTACATAGGGCAGTGTGGTTGGGATATCGATCTGGAAGCCGGTACGATAGCCTTCGGAGACAGGCTTCTGGCAAACATCCAGGTTATAGGACGATTTGCGTATTTTAACAATTCATGGCTTTGGGCATGGGCGGCAGAGCAGGTGATTATCCCGCAACCACTATTGGTGGATGCGTTGGCCATACGTTCATTTGGCGAACAGCATGAAATCCGTAGATTTCAACAGTCTACCTATCCTGTTCAAATCGATGAATTGCACAATTTTGGGATGATTGCGGTCGGTATGTTTGGGGCAGACGCTTATTTTATGGGTGATTATGGGCAAGGTGTGGGCCTGTTTACGGTCAAGAACGAAGCGCTCAGGAATCACAGGAAAGATTCCACAGATCGCATCTTCACAACATTTCCGCAGATCGCCGCAAATTTCAATGTCGATCATCGACAGGCATTGAGGTGTTATCTGATGGATAAAGGGTATATCCTGGATGAACAAAAGACCAAGGTTATCGGTAGCAAAGGCAAAGAGAAATGTCTTGCCACCTTCGATAAACATGGTCGATTGTTAACGCTGAAGAGCTAG
- a CDS encoding response regulator transcription factor, translated as MFKKVLIAEDHEVANLSVQKTIKELGVSESHYVYYCDDALARIKKGLADGAPYDLLITDLVFEEDEVSQKISGGKDLVRLVKELQPDIKVIVFSSIDRISLIDGLFRNLQIDGYVRKARNDGQHLREALESVSQNKIYQSPDIRQSLRSKNTHEFSALDIQILQSLSQGIKQKNIPEILVAKNIKPSGLSSIEKRLNLMKEVFGFTNNEQLVVYCKDKGLF; from the coding sequence ATGTTTAAAAAAGTACTTATTGCTGAAGATCATGAAGTAGCGAATCTGTCGGTTCAGAAAACGATCAAGGAGTTGGGCGTTTCAGAATCGCATTATGTTTATTACTGCGATGACGCACTTGCACGGATCAAAAAAGGTCTTGCCGATGGGGCACCTTACGATTTGCTGATCACTGATTTGGTATTCGAAGAAGATGAGGTGTCGCAGAAAATTTCCGGAGGTAAGGATTTGGTCCGATTGGTAAAGGAACTGCAACCGGATATCAAAGTCATCGTTTTCTCCTCCATAGATCGGATCAGCTTGATCGACGGACTCTTTCGAAACCTGCAGATCGATGGCTATGTGCGGAAAGCACGCAATGATGGACAGCACCTTAGGGAAGCCTTAGAGTCCGTATCACAAAATAAAATCTACCAGTCTCCGGATATCAGGCAATCCCTGCGATCAAAGAATACCCACGAATTTTCTGCACTGGATATTCAGATCCTGCAGTCGCTATCCCAGGGAATAAAGCAGAAGAATATTCCGGAAATATTGGTGGCCAAGAACATCAAGCCTTCGGGATTAAGCAGCATCGAGAAAAGACTGAACCTGATGAAGGAAGTCTTTGGCTTTACCAATAACGAGCAACTGGTCGTCTATTGCAAGGATAAGGGATTA